The genomic DNA GCAAATTGTATGAAATTCAATCTAAAATTATGAATTGATGAAATATACAGAGGTTATCAGCAAAGCAATGAGGCTGCCGGACAATTTTACGTGACAATGGAGCCTTCACAACGAAAATCAGACTCCGTTCTCTCCACTCCCTTGATCATCTAACCTTGCCACCCTTTTGTGTAGATAGCTAAAAAGAACCTCCCAATTTCATTGACCCAACCACCTTCACCACGGCAGTAAAGGAGATCAAATTGAAAGCAATAGTGAATGCATTTCTTACTTCTACTCCCTTTGAGAAGAACTTCTCCAAAACCCAGTACTGTAAAACTTGTCCCACATTTCTTTCTCTAAGTCCATTACCTCTTGTTCCGATTCGTTTGATTTTACCGAAATATCGGTGTCTGTTACATCGCCTGAAATCGGGTGGATTTGGAGCTCCGTGTCATCGCAGCCGCAAGGGCAGCGACGGCGACGCGGCTGTAGAAGACCCTTCTTGATCATGCGTCGGAGGCGCTTCTTCTTGAGCGCGCGCCGGCAGAGGCCTGCCGGAACCTTGTAGACGGCGAGGACGAGGAGGTTCACGAGCCCACATGGACAACAGCAGGCCACAGCGGCGCACTCTGCGGTGGTCTCACCTGCCACCTCGGCGAAACGGATGCTGCCGGAGGAGGATTGGCTGGCCAGCAGTGGTTGCCGGCGGTTCAGGGAAGGTGGGCGCATGACGATTTGCCGAGTCATGATGAAAAAGATAACAGAGTTGAATTGGAAGAAATCGGTTCCTAGGTTGGGTGGTCTTTCAGGAAGCTTTGACGAATGTGAGAACTGGGTTTTCCTTTTCACCAACAGAAAACGATAGGCTTGGATTTCACccgagagaaaaagaaaacgcCCTAGTGCCTGAGAACAGAAGTCGAAGTTTCGGATTCCAATTCAATTTCTTGATTCTTTAAACCCCTTGTTCTTGATTAAAATCCTCGAATGCCCCAAATTGCAAGCAGATAGCAATCCCAGCTGGAAAATACAGATGGAAACCCTCGAGAAAAAACAAACTCTCCCGAGAAAAATTCAGCTGAGATTAGGCGACGGGACAGAGCTAGTCCTCCCAGAAAGATGGGTATTGAGCGGAGGAGGAAGCAACAGCCCGGGCCGTGCTGATGACAAACGGCAAAGGAAATCAGGGCGGGAGGGATCCGGTATATAAGGGACAGAGGTTGTCGCCGGCAAGGTCTGAGGTCTATTGTTGACGGTTTCAGATTCTGAGGTTCGGGCTTTCTTATGGGCCGCAAAATAAGGGATAGCAATCAGCAATAGAGAAATGAATGTGAAGGCATTTGGTATTTAGCGGATGAAACGGTTGAGGACAGAGATACGTGAGGACGTGCCAGAGAAGAGCTCGTGGAGAATGGAGATAGACATCATCAAATGTCAATCCAAATTATATactgaatatatatttttttaatggtttagggaaattattttattaataaataggaatttattattatataagtcTGTTTATTTTAATATCGGATATGATTATGAACGGTTAAATGTGGGGTCATgtgtaataaaaattattattttacaaactatattatatattacaaaaattctaatatcaaaaggtttttttttattattattagaattaAAGTGACAAAAAAATCCACCTTCTTAATTACTCTTGTTTAAAGTTTAGAAgatatgaatgaaaatataatagtgacttttgtatttttatttttataaaaaaacaactttaatcaaattaaacaaccctttgaaaaatcaaacaaattaatATGACTTTAACTTCccaattttttgttatatatttcatttcaattttcctGTCCTTTGTTATTGGAGATCAAGGATGGCAATGGATTTTTTTCCGGACATTCACCTCGCCTCACCACATtcgagtttaaaatttaaataaactgATTTAGAATGAGTTTACCTTTatttttacccttttaaaattgaaatactttttaagtttacttcaaaaacttaaaataaaaacatacaaGGCCCTAGTTTCTTGAAGAAGATGaactagttaaaaaaaaaaaacatatataggACTTTGGTTTCTTGAAGAATAAATAAGGatctatttgataattgttttttagaataattttctattatt from Vitis riparia cultivar Riparia Gloire de Montpellier isolate 1030 chromosome 8, EGFV_Vit.rip_1.0, whole genome shotgun sequence includes the following:
- the LOC117919733 gene encoding uncharacterized protein LOC117919733, producing MTRQIVMRPPSLNRRQPLLASQSSSGSIRFAEVAGETTAECAAVACCCPCGLVNLLVLAVYKVPAGLCRRALKKKRLRRMIKKGLLQPRRRRCPCGCDDTELQIHPISGDVTDTDISVKSNESEQEVMDLEKEMWDKFYSTGFWRSSSQREF